CCGCCGAGTACCGACTTGAGGGCGTGGAAGACCTCGGCACCGAAGCGCACCGCCTCGCGGATCGAGCCGGCGTTGACCGGCAGAATCATGAATTCCTGCAGATCGACGCTGTTGTCGGCGTGCTCGCCGCCGTTGATGATGTTCATCATCGGCACCGGCATGCGGTAATTGCCATCACCCAGGTGCTGATACAGGGCCATGGCCTGCTCCTGCGCGGCGGCGTGCGCGGCGGCCAGCGAGACGGCGAGGATGGCATTGGCGCCCAGGCGCGACTTGTTCTCGGTGCCGTCGAGCTCGATCATGGCCGTATCCAGGGCCTGCTGGTCGCTCACCTCCATGCCGCGCAGACGGTCGGCGATCTCGCCGCTGGCATTCCCCACGGCCTTGAGCACGCCCTTGCCCAGGTAGCGCGACTTGTCGCCGTCGCGCAGTTCCAGCGCCTCGCGCGAGCCGGTAGAGGCACCGGACGGCGCGGCAGCGCGGCCGATGGCACCGTCGGCGGTGATGACATCCGCCTCGATGGTGGGGTTGCCGCGCGAATCGAGGATCTCGCGGGCCCGGACTTCGATGATTTCAGACATGCACTACTCCTGAAAACCTATTGTTATTTCGATAAACCTTGCCATCCGGCAGCCAGCGCTACAGGGTCGCCTCGATGAAGCCGCGCGCCTTGACCACCTGGTCGAGCGCGACCAGGGTCTCGAGCAGCTCGCGCATGCGGTCGAGCGGCCAGGAATTGGGGCCGTCGGAGAGCGCGCGCTCGGGATCGGGATGGGTCTCCATGAACAGGCCGGCCACGCCGGCGGCCACCGCCGCGCGCGCCAGTACCGGCACGTGCTGACGTTCGCCGCCCGAGCAGTCGCCACGCCCGCCCGGCTGCTGCACCGAGTGGGTGGCGTCGAACACCACCGGGCAGCCGGTCTCGCGCATCACCGCCAGGCCGCGCATGTCCGAGACCAGGGTGTTGTAGCCGAAGCTCACGCCGCGCTCACAGACCATGATCTGTTCGTTGCCGGTCGCTTTCGCCTTGGCCGCCACCTTGGCCATGTCCCAGGGCGCGAGAAACTGTCCCTTCTTGATGTTCACCGGGCGGCCAGTGCGCGCCACGTTCTGGATGAAATTGGTCTGCCGGCACAGGAAGGCCGGGGTCTGCAACACGTCGACCACCTCGGCCACCTCGTCGAGCGGCGTGTCCTCATGCACGTCGGTGAGCACCGGCACGCCGATCTGTTCCTTCACCTGTTGCAGGATGCGCAGGCCTGCTTCCAGCCCCGGTCCGCGAAAACTCTCGTGCGAGGTGCGGTTGGCCTTGTCGAAGGACGACTTGTAGATGAAGGGCACACCAAGCGCGTCGGTGATCTCCTTGAGACGACCGGCCACATCCAGTGCCGACTGCTCGCTCTCGATCACGCAGGTGCCGGCAATCAGGAACAGGGGCCGGTCGATGCCGACCTCGAATCCACAGAGCTTCATGCTGTCTCCACCGCCTGCGAGGCGCCCAGGCGCTTTTCACGATACGCCAGCGCGGCCTCGAGAAAACCGCTGAACAACGGATGGCCGTAGCGTGGTGTGGAGGTGAACTCGGGGTGGAACTGGCAGGCCACGAACCAGGGGTGATCGGGTATCTCGACCATCTCCACCAGGCGGCCGTCGATGGAGGTGCCGGCGACCTTGAGGCCGGCGTCTTCCAGGTCCTGCCGGTAGCCGTTGTTGAACTCGTAGCGATGACGGTGGCGCTCGCGGATCACGTCCTTGCCATAGAGCCGGCGCGCAATGGTGCCCTTGGCCAGCTTGCAGGGCTGTGCGCCCAGGCGCATGGTGCCGCCCAGGTCGGTGTTCTCGCTGCGCTGCTCGACGGTGCCGTCGGGATTGAGCCACTCGGTGATCAGTGCGATCACCGGGTGCGGGGTGTCACGCACGAACTCGGTGCTGTGCGCACCCTCCAGCCCGGCCACGTGGCGCGCGTACTCGATGACCGCCACCTGCATGCCCAGGCAGATGCCCAGATAGGGGATGCCGTTCTCGCGTGCGTGCCGCGCAGCGGCGATCTTGCCCTCGACCCCGCGCTCGCCGAAGCCGCCGGGCACCAGGATGGCGTCCATGTCGTGCAGCGCCGTCAGGGTGCCATCGGACTCCAGCTCCTCGGAATCGATGAAGTGGATGTTGACCTTGCGCCGCGCGCGGATGCCGGCGTGGATCAGCGCCTCGTTGAGCGATTTGTACGACTCGGTGAGATCGACGTACTTGCCCACCATGGCGATGTCCACCTCACCCTCGGTGTAGGTCAGGCCATCGACCACCGCCTGCCATTCCGAAAGGTCGGCCGGAGGCACCTCCAGGCGCAACTGTTCGACCACGATGTCGTCGAGCTCCTGCTCGCGCAGCAGCAAGGGGATGCGGTAGATGCTGTCGGCATCCACCGCCGAGATCACCGCGCGCTCGGGCACATTGGTGAACAGCGCGATCTTGCGCCGCTCGCCCTCGGGGATGGGCTGCTCGGCACGACACATCAGCACATCGGGCTGGATACCGATCGAGCGCAGCTCCTTGACCGAGTGCTGGGTGGGCTTGGTCTTGATCTCGCCGGCGGTGCGGATATAGGGCACGAGGGTGAGATGCACAAACATGGCATTCTCGCGGCCCAGCTCCACGCCCATCTGGCGGATGGCCTCGAGGAAGGGCAGCGACTCGATGTCGCCCACGGTGCCACCGATCTCCACCAGCACCACGTCGGCCCCGCCCGCGCCCACGCGGATGCATTCCTTGATCTGGTTGGTGATGTGCGGGATCACCTGTACCGTGGCGCCCAGGTACTCGCCGCGGCGCTCCTTGCGGATCACCTGGTCGTAGATCTGGCCGGTGGTGAAGTTGTTGTTCTTCCCCATCGTGGTGCGGATGAAGCGCTCATAGTGCCCCAGGTCGAGATCGGTCTCGGCGCCATCCTCGGTGACGAATACCTCGCCATGCTGGAAGGGGCTCATGGTGCCCGGATCCACATTGATGTAGGGATCGAGCTTGATCATGGTGACAGAGAGGCCCCGGGCTTCGAGAAGCGCCCCCAGGGAAGCTGCGGCAATACCCTTGCCAAGGGACGAGACGACACCGCCCGTGATGAAGATGCACTTGGTCATGTGGCCGAAAGAGACAGCTCGTGGAAAGGGTTACGGACGGGAGACAAGTGTACTAGGAATCGCTGCCGGCGTCAGTGCCTTTCGCCCCGGGGACGGCCTCCTGCATGTGGGAGCGGCGTCCCCGCCGCGAACGGTTCGACCCGGAGACAGCCCCCACCCCTCTGCCCGAATCAGACCCGCCACGCACACCGCAAAAAACGACATAAATCAAGTCGCATTGGACACCACCAAAATTACTTTATCAACAGATGCTTAACGACAAAACCCGGACGCATTTCGGCTGGCGACCCCCAGGTATCTGGACTATATTTTTTGTCCAACAGGGACGATGACGCCACCGGACATCCAGGCCGGCGCCATGAAACAAACCACAAAGTCAGGAGTATTTATCGATGCGCATGATCGCGAAGACCCTGGGTGCCATGACCCTGGTCGGCACCCTTGCACTGACCCTGTCGTCCGCCCAGGCCAGTTCCTGGGGGCCCTGGGGCAACAACGGCTCCGGCTACGGCAACAGCCGTGGCAGCGGCGACTTCGTCGGCGACGGCACCGGCGAGGGCCAGGCTGAGTTCGGCATGAATTTCAAGGGCCGCGGCAACACCCGTGGCAACTTCCGGGGGACGGGAGACACCGACTGGAGCGGCAACACCTCCAGCTACGACGCCCCCTACGGGTACGGGTATCCCGGCTATGGCTATGGTTATCCGCCGCCCCCGCCACCGGCCTACGGCACCCCCTACGGCGCTCCCTGGGGCGGACCGGGTTATCGCCCGATGATGCCCATGATGCCACCGCCCGGCTACTATCCGCCGCAACCGCCCCGGCAGCAGCCGGCACCCCAGCCACAACAGCAACAACCCCAGCCCCCGGCACCTCAGCAACGCTGAGACCGCCCCGAAAAATCAATCTGGGTTAAGGAAAAGGCCGCCGTCCCCGGACTGCGGCCTTTTTTATGCCGAAAAAGCTGGCATATGGCTGTGGTTCACGCCAAAATCTGAAGCACGAGTCACAGCAGGATCAGCAATCCATGGGCGAGAAATCCAAGGTCGTATCGATCGATGGCATCAAAGTGGCTTGCGCCAATTGCAGCCTGGCCACCCTGTGCCTGCCCTACGGGCTCGAATCGCAAGATGTCGAACGTCTGGAGAATATCGTCAAGCGTAACAAGCCCATCCAGCGCGGCCAGTTGCTGTATGGGCCGGGCGACCAGTTCCGCAGCCTGTACGTGGTCAAGACCGGCGCGGTCAAGACCTTCACTCAGACCCCGGCCGGCGACGAGCACGTCATTGGCTTCCACCTGCCTGGCGAGATCCTCGGGCTCGACGCCATCCAGGACAACCAGCACGGCTGTTTCGCCAAGGCCCTGGAGACCACCGCGGTGTGCGAGCTGCCGTTCGAGAAGCTCGAGCACCTGGCCACCGCCATTCCCGGCCTGCAGCACCAGATGCTGCGTCTGCTCAGCCGCGAGGTGAGCGCCGAGGCCAACATGATCTCGCTGCTCAACAACAGCACCGCCGAGGAGCGCCTGGCCTCCTTCCTGCTCAGCCTGTCCGAGCGTTTCCGCCGCCGCGGCTTCTCGCCCACCGACTTCTTCCTGGCCATGTCACGGCAGGACATCGGCAGCTACCTGGGACTGGCGCTGGAGACGGTCAGCCGACTGTTCACCCGCTTCCAGGAACAGGGCGTCCTCGAGGTCGATCGCAAGCACGTGAAGATCAAGGACCTGGATCATCTCAAGCAACTGCTGCGTCACCACACGCCCTGCCACGCCTCTCTGAACCGCTCTTCTTGACCCACCTCAAAGGGAGCGCGACATAAAGTGTTCCCTTATATCGTGTTCAGTTCCATTTGATCTGGGTCAAGGACGGAATTGCCCATCGGATTAGTCTCCCGCTCAGGCGGCAATTTTGTCGCCGAAGCCCTTTTCACTTGGGAGTTGGGAGACGCAAATGCAAGCAGAAACCTATAATTACAAGGTCGTGCGGCAATTTGCGATCATGACCGTCATCTGGGGCATCGTCGGGATGCTCGTCGGCGTGATCATTGCGGCACAGTTGGCCTTTCCGGACCTCACCCACGGCATCCCCTGGCTGAGTTACGGCCGGCTCCGGCCGTTGCACACCAACGCGGTCATCTTCGCCTTCGGCGGATCGGCCCTGTTCTCCACGTCCTATTACGTGGTGCAGCGGACCTGCCAGACCCGGCTGTTCTCCGACAAGCTGGCCGCCTTCACCTTCTGGGGATGGACGGCGATCATCGTGCTGGCCGCCATCACCCTGCCGCTGGGCATCACCACCACCAAGGAATACGCCGAACTCGAATGGCCGATCGACCTGCTCATCACCGTCGTCTGGGTGAGCTACGCGATCGTGTTCTTCGGCACCATCGCCAAACGCCGGGTCAAGCACATTTACGTGGCCAACTGGTTCTACGGCGCCTTCATCCTGACCATCGCCCTGCTGCATGTGGTCAACAGCGTCGAGATCCCGGTTACCCTGACCAAGTCCTACAGCTTCTACCCGGGCGCCGTCGATGCCATGGTGCAGTGGTGGTACGGCCACAACGCGGTGGGCTTCTTCCTCACCGCCGGCTTCCTCGGCATGATGTACTACTTCGTGCCCAAGCAGGCCGGCCGGCCGGTGTATTCCTACCGCCTCTCGGTGGTGCACTTCTGGGCGCTGATCTCCACCTACATGTGGGCCGGTCCGCACCACTTGCACTACAGCGCCCTGCCCGACTGGACCCAGACCATGGGCATGGTCTTCTCCCTGATCCTGCTGGCACCCTCCTGGGGCGGCATGATCAACGGCATCATGACCCTCTCGGGCGCCTGGCACAAACTGCGCACCGACCCGATCCTGAAGTTCCTGATCGTGTCGCTGTCGTTCTACGGCATGTCCACCTTCGAGGGGCCGATGATGTCGATCAAGACCGTCAACGCCCTGTCGCACTACACCGACTGGACCGTCGGCCACGTGCACTCCGGCGCCCTGGGCTGGGTGGCCATGGTGTCGATCGGTTCGCTGTATTACCTGATCCCGCGCCTGTTCGGGCGTGAGTCCATGTACAGCACCAAGCTGGTCGAACTGCACTTCTGGATCGCCACCATCGGCGTGGTGCTCTACATCGCTGCCATGTGGATCGCCGGCGTCATGCAGGGTCTGATGTGGCGCGCCGTCAACGCGGACGGCACCCTGACCTACTCCTTCATCGAGTCGGTCGAGCGGACCTATCCGTTCTACTACGTGCGCCTGCTCGGCGGCCTGCTGTTCCTCACCGGCATGCTGATCATGGCCTACAACACCTGGAAGACCGTGTCCGACGCGAAGGCCGTCGATGACACCGTCCCGGCCGCAGCCTGACAGGAGGACAAGTCATGTCACATGAAGTAGTCGAAAAGAATGTCGGCCTGCTGGCCATCCTGATCCTGCTGGTGGTCAGTGTCGGCGGCCTGGTGGAGATCGTTCCGCTGTTCTTCATGAGCGACACCACCGAACCGGCGCCGGGGGTACACAAGTACAGTACCCTGCGCCTGGAAGGCCGCGACATCTATATCCGCGAGGGCTGCCACACCTGCCACTCGCAGATGATCCGTCCCTTCCGCGCCGAGACCGAGCGCTACGGCCACTACTCCGTCGCGGGCGAGTCGGTGTACGACCACCCCTTCCTGTGGGGCTCCAAGCGCACCGGCCCGGACCTGGCCCGCGTGGGCGGTCGCTACAGCGACGACTGGCACTATGCGCACCTCTACAACCCGCGTGACGTGGTGCCCGAGTCCAACATGCCCGCCTTCACCTGGCTGTTCGACAACAAGCTGGACGGCAAGGACACCGCGGCCAAGATGCGTGCCCTGAACACGGTCATCGCGGCCACCTGTCCGAAGTGCGAGCTCTACACCGATGAAGAGATCGCCAACGCCCAGAAGGAAGTCGCCGGCAAGACCGAGGCAGAGGCCGTGGTGGCCTACCTGCAGGGTCTCGGCCTGGCTTCCAAGCAGTGGTAAGGAGGACCCGGCATGTTCGACATCACGCTCAACGACATCCGGGCCTGGCATACCGCGGTGATGCTGTTTACCTTCATCGGCATCATCCTCTGGGCCTACAGCAAGAACCGTCGTCCAGCCTTCGACGAGGCTGCCAACCTGCCGTTCGCCGACGAGACCCTGCATCAGCAGTCCGTTGAAGCGCTTCAGGCAGAAGACGCATCCAACAAGGAGAATCTGTCATGAGTGCATTCTGGAGTGGATGGATCATCGTCCTCAGCGGCCTGAACATCATCGCCTGCTGGTGGCTGATCCGCTGGACCATGAAGAAGCGGGCCGGCGAATCGGCCCAGGGCGACGTCACCGGCCATGTCTGGGACGGCGATCTGCAGGAATACAACAATCCCCTGCCCCGTTGGTGGCTGTGGTTGTTCTACGGCACCCTGGTGTTCGCTGTCATCTACCTCATCCTGTATCCCGGCATGGGCAACTGGAAGGGGATCCTCGGCTGGTCGTCCCACGGCAGCCAGTACGAGGCGGAGATGGCGCGGGTCCACGCCAAGTACGACCCCATCTACAAGCAGTACGCCGCGGTACCGGTGGCCGAGCTGGCCAGCAAGCCCGAGTACAAGGAAGCACGCGAGATGGGCAAGCGCCTGTTCCTGACCTACTGCATGCAGTGTCACGGTTCGGACGCTGCCGGCGCACGGGGTTTCCCCAACCTTACCGACAACGACTGGCTGCATGGCGGCAAGCCCGAGGACATCGTCAAGAGCATCACCGATGGCCGTACCAGCATCGGCATGCCCGCACATGCCCACCTGGGTGACGACAAGATCGCCAAGCTGACCCAGTACGTGCTCAGCCTGAGCGGTCGTGCCTCCGACCAGGCCGCCGCCGAGGAAGGCAAGCAATTGTTCACCTCGGCGGGTTGTGTCGGCTGCCATGGTCTGGACGCCAAGGGCAACCAGGCCCTGGGCGCGCCCAACCTGACCGACAACATCTGGCTCTATGGCGGCAGCCCCAAGACCATCGAGAAGAGCATTCGCGAGGGTCGCAAGGGCGTCATGCCGGCGCACAAGAAGCTGCTTGGCGAGGACAAGATCCACCTTCTCGCAGTCTACGTGAAGAGCCTCTCCAACCAGTAATACACTGGTAACACGTGCCGGGCGGAGAACTCTCCGCCCGGCCCACCCGACATCCATCATCATCGACCAGGGAAGCACCGCCGTGGCCACTTTGCCCGTGACCAAGACACCGACCGAGTCCATCCCGCTGGTGCAGAAGATCGTTTCCATCCTGTGGCCTTCGTTCCTCACCGCCGCGGGTGCGACGATCCTTTTCTTCGCGGTCTTCGATCCACGCACCCTGGCCGAACTGCACCAGATCACCGGCCTTTCACGACTGGCCGGCTACACCCTGGGCTTCTTCGGTTTCTG
The sequence above is a segment of the endosymbiont of unidentified scaly snail isolate Monju genome. Coding sequences within it:
- the kdsA gene encoding 3-deoxy-8-phosphooctulonate synthase, with translation MKLCGFEVGIDRPLFLIAGTCVIESEQSALDVAGRLKEITDALGVPFIYKSSFDKANRTSHESFRGPGLEAGLRILQQVKEQIGVPVLTDVHEDTPLDEVAEVVDVLQTPAFLCRQTNFIQNVARTGRPVNIKKGQFLAPWDMAKVAAKAKATGNEQIMVCERGVSFGYNTLVSDMRGLAVMRETGCPVVFDATHSVQQPGGRGDCSGGERQHVPVLARAAVAAGVAGLFMETHPDPERALSDGPNSWPLDRMRELLETLVALDQVVKARGFIEATL
- a CDS encoding CTP synthase, whose protein sequence is MTKCIFITGGVVSSLGKGIAAASLGALLEARGLSVTMIKLDPYINVDPGTMSPFQHGEVFVTEDGAETDLDLGHYERFIRTTMGKNNNFTTGQIYDQVIRKERRGEYLGATVQVIPHITNQIKECIRVGAGGADVVLVEIGGTVGDIESLPFLEAIRQMGVELGRENAMFVHLTLVPYIRTAGEIKTKPTQHSVKELRSIGIQPDVLMCRAEQPIPEGERRKIALFTNVPERAVISAVDADSIYRIPLLLREQELDDIVVEQLRLEVPPADLSEWQAVVDGLTYTEGEVDIAMVGKYVDLTESYKSLNEALIHAGIRARRKVNIHFIDSEELESDGTLTALHDMDAILVPGGFGERGVEGKIAAARHARENGIPYLGICLGMQVAVIEYARHVAGLEGAHSTEFVRDTPHPVIALITEWLNPDGTVEQRSENTDLGGTMRLGAQPCKLAKGTIARRLYGKDVIRERHRHRYEFNNGYRQDLEDAGLKVAGTSIDGRLVEMVEIPDHPWFVACQFHPEFTSTPRYGHPLFSGFLEAALAYREKRLGASQAVETA
- a CDS encoding sulfur globule family protein is translated as MRMIAKTLGAMTLVGTLALTLSSAQASSWGPWGNNGSGYGNSRGSGDFVGDGTGEGQAEFGMNFKGRGNTRGNFRGTGDTDWSGNTSSYDAPYGYGYPGYGYGYPPPPPPAYGTPYGAPWGGPGYRPMMPMMPPPGYYPPQPPRQQPAPQPQQQQPQPPAPQQR
- the fnr gene encoding fumarate/nitrate reduction transcriptional regulator Fnr, giving the protein MGEKSKVVSIDGIKVACANCSLATLCLPYGLESQDVERLENIVKRNKPIQRGQLLYGPGDQFRSLYVVKTGAVKTFTQTPAGDEHVIGFHLPGEILGLDAIQDNQHGCFAKALETTAVCELPFEKLEHLATAIPGLQHQMLRLLSREVSAEANMISLLNNSTAEERLASFLLSLSERFRRRGFSPTDFFLAMSRQDIGSYLGLALETVSRLFTRFQEQGVLEVDRKHVKIKDLDHLKQLLRHHTPCHASLNRSS
- the ccoN gene encoding cytochrome-c oxidase, cbb3-type subunit I, which translates into the protein MQAETYNYKVVRQFAIMTVIWGIVGMLVGVIIAAQLAFPDLTHGIPWLSYGRLRPLHTNAVIFAFGGSALFSTSYYVVQRTCQTRLFSDKLAAFTFWGWTAIIVLAAITLPLGITTTKEYAELEWPIDLLITVVWVSYAIVFFGTIAKRRVKHIYVANWFYGAFILTIALLHVVNSVEIPVTLTKSYSFYPGAVDAMVQWWYGHNAVGFFLTAGFLGMMYYFVPKQAGRPVYSYRLSVVHFWALISTYMWAGPHHLHYSALPDWTQTMGMVFSLILLAPSWGGMINGIMTLSGAWHKLRTDPILKFLIVSLSFYGMSTFEGPMMSIKTVNALSHYTDWTVGHVHSGALGWVAMVSIGSLYYLIPRLFGRESMYSTKLVELHFWIATIGVVLYIAAMWIAGVMQGLMWRAVNADGTLTYSFIESVERTYPFYYVRLLGGLLFLTGMLIMAYNTWKTVSDAKAVDDTVPAAA
- the ccoO gene encoding cytochrome-c oxidase, cbb3-type subunit II, which codes for MSHEVVEKNVGLLAILILLVVSVGGLVEIVPLFFMSDTTEPAPGVHKYSTLRLEGRDIYIREGCHTCHSQMIRPFRAETERYGHYSVAGESVYDHPFLWGSKRTGPDLARVGGRYSDDWHYAHLYNPRDVVPESNMPAFTWLFDNKLDGKDTAAKMRALNTVIAATCPKCELYTDEEIANAQKEVAGKTEAEAVVAYLQGLGLASKQW
- a CDS encoding CcoQ/FixQ family Cbb3-type cytochrome c oxidase assembly chaperone produces the protein MFDITLNDIRAWHTAVMLFTFIGIILWAYSKNRRPAFDEAANLPFADETLHQQSVEALQAEDASNKENLS
- the ccoP gene encoding cytochrome-c oxidase, cbb3-type subunit III, with amino-acid sequence MSAFWSGWIIVLSGLNIIACWWLIRWTMKKRAGESAQGDVTGHVWDGDLQEYNNPLPRWWLWLFYGTLVFAVIYLILYPGMGNWKGILGWSSHGSQYEAEMARVHAKYDPIYKQYAAVPVAELASKPEYKEAREMGKRLFLTYCMQCHGSDAAGARGFPNLTDNDWLHGGKPEDIVKSITDGRTSIGMPAHAHLGDDKIAKLTQYVLSLSGRASDQAAAEEGKQLFTSAGCVGCHGLDAKGNQALGAPNLTDNIWLYGGSPKTIEKSIREGRKGVMPAHKKLLGEDKIHLLAVYVKSLSNQ